The sequence GCCGCGCGAGCCTGCTGGCCACGCTGGCCAGCCTGACGGTGGCGTGCGGCGGTCCGGAGACCCTGGACGGGGCGTCCTCCACGGACCTGGCGCAGCCGGAGCTGGTGGCGCAGGACCAGGCGCTCTCCGACAACGCGTCCCTCAAGGGTGGCAACAGCGCCTCCGCTCCCGTGGGCCTGGCCCTGGAGGTGGACAACGGCGAGGGCGTGCCCCTGAAGGTGAAGGCCGGGCAGAGCTTCTTCGTGAACCAGATCGACCTGCGCGCCTCCATCTTCGCCACGAAGGACGAGGGCGTGGACGGCCTGCGCCAGAACAGCGACTTCCTGGCCATCGGGTGGGGCGGTGTGCGCCTGGCGGACCAGGAGTTCGTGGGCCTGTCGAACCCGGACGGCACCTTCACCCGCCGCCGCTTCTACCGTGACGCCGCGTGGATGAAGGCGACCAGCCTCTTCACGGTGGAGCCGGTGGACGCCCACGGCCGGCTGACGGGCGCGCCGGTGCTGCTGAACATCGGCAGCGACGACACCCGCCGCACGGAGCGTGACGACTTCTTCATCCGCCGCATGCGCGCCATCCAGTGGACGCGCGACTGCCGCTCGCTCACGGACTGCTCGGGCGCCCAGGCGTACGAGGAAGAGGCCCTGGTGGAGCTGCGCAACGCGTACGACCACGCGAAGAAGCAGACGCTCACCTTCACCTCCCGCACGGTGGGTCTGCGCCTGCGCTGGAGCCTGCGCCCGTTCGCCCCGTACTACATCCCTGTCACGCAGGTTTCCAAGCCGGAGTACGCCTACGGGTTCGGCATCGACATCAAGCCCCTGACGGCGCCCCGCAAGGACGGCACGTACGCCCCCGGGTCGGACGTCACCTTCCAGATGACCCTGAAGGACGGCAAGGGCAAGCGCCTGCACCCGGCCGGGAGCCTCCCAACCTACAATGAGGTCGCACCTCCGGGCGCCCCCGGCAATCCGGCGGGGATCCAGTACTATCAGGCCTTCTTCAACCCCACGACGACCTACTACCGCCGCAAGCACCAGGAACGGATGATGATGACGCAGCTCATCGGGCCGGCGCAGGACATCCAGCCCATCCGGAGCATCGTCGACCTGGAGGCCTTCCTGGATGACTCGCAGGACGTGCAGACCATCGCCACCCCGGAGCGCGACGGCGTCTATGCGCAGTTCATGACCTTCCCCCCGTCGAACAAGCTCTTCGGCGGCGCCTTCTTCCCCAACGAGGGCCGCTGGGACGCGCCCGTGAGCGACACCTGGACCTACCGCCTGCCCGCGAACGCGAAGCCCGGCACCTACCTGGTGACCGCCAAGGCGCGCCGCGTGTACCTGGGCGAGGACCGGCCGGCGTCGCGCACCATCGAAATCCAGGTGGGGACCCAGACGCACACGGAGGCGGTGCTGACCACCGGCCCCTGCAACACCTGCCACAGCAAGGGCGGCGAGCTGAGCGAAGTGCTGCATGCGAACGACAACCGCGCCGCGTGCGCGTCGTGCCATGCTCCGCTGGGCTTCGAACTGGAAGGTCCCATCTTCGTGCGCACGCACTTCATCCACTCGCGCTCCAACCGCTTCGACGCGCCCCTGGAGAAGTGCTCCTCCTGCCACCTGAAGCAGGAGACCACGCAGCGCACCAGCAAGGCCGCCTGCCTGTCGTGCCACAAGAGCTACCCTGAGAGCCACGTGGCGAAGTTCGGTCCCGTCGAGAGCATGTACGTCGGCGGCGGCCGCGAGTCGTTCCAGCAGTGCACCGGCAGTTGTCACAAGACACACCCCGGCGCCGGCTTCTAGCCGCCGCCGGTTCGCACGGAGGTCCTCATGGCGCACGTGAAGATGCAGACGGCTCGTTCCACCCTCACGGATCCGGTCGCCGTCGCCGAGGACCTCCTGCGCCAGTTACACGGCCCCCCGCCGAAGCTGGTGACGCTGTTCGCGTCCCGTCAGAGGGATCAGCGCGCGCTCAACCGCGCGGTGCGCGAGCGGCTGCCGAAGGACACCCGGCTGGTGGGCGCCACCACCGCCGGGGAGCTGGACAACAACGGCATCCACGAGAACAGCGTGGTGCTGGGCGCGCTCTCCGGTGACTTCGAGGTGGGCCTGGGCCTGGGAAGCGGCCTCACCGGGGACGCCATCGCCGCGGGCGCGCAGGCCATCAAGCGCGCGTGCGAGGAGCTGGGCGTGCGCCAGCAGGACCTGGACGCGCGCCGGTACGTGGGCCTCGTGATTGACGACGGCTTCCGTTACAAGAAGGAAGAGCTGCTGCTGGGCATCCTGGAGAAGAACCAGACCCTGGTGCTCGTGGGCGGCGGCGCCAGCGATTCGGAGACGGACCCCGCGCGCCAGTCCGCCCTCATCCACGTGGATGGTGAAGTGGCCGGTGACGGCGTGCTGGTGGCGCTGTTCAAGACGAACGCCCCCTGGGCCGCGCTGCGCTCGCACTGGTACGTGCCCACCGGCGAGCGGCTCACCATCACCAAGGTGGATGAGACGCACACGCGCGCGCTCGAAATCGACGGGCAGCCCGCGGCCAAGCGCTACGCGGAGATTCTGGGCGTGGCGCCGGCGGACCTGGAGTTCGGGCGGCCGGGCGGCTTCGCGCTGCGCCCCACCGCGCTCAAGGTGGGCCGCGAGTACTTCATCCGCGCCGCGTGGCGGCCCCTGGACGACGGCTCCATCCTGTTCGCCAACCTCCTGGAGGAGGGCAGCGAGCTGGACCTGATGAAGGCCGGTGACCTGGCGGGCATGACGCGGGACTTCTTCCAGGAGGAGCTGCCCAGGCGGGTTCAGAACCCCCAGGCCGCCCTCCTGTTCCACTGCAGCGGACGGCTATGGTACGCGCAGGCCCAGGGCATGGTGCCGAAGCTCTCCGAGGCCATGAAGCTCGCGCCGTCCGCGGCGGGAATGAACGTGCAGTTCGAGATCTACTCGGGGTTCCACATCAACACCACGCTGACCGTGCTCGCGTTCGGTTCCAACTAAGTCCCAGACCATGGCCCAGCACCCGTTCGACGCGGCCCAGGCGGAAGCGCCCCTTGGTTACACCCTGTCCCTGCTCCTGGTGGGCAGCGAGCGTGAGACGCGCGCCATGCGCGACGCGCTGGAGAAGGAGGACATCCTCTCCATGCTCACGCTGGAGCCCGTCAGTACGAGGGAGGCCCTGGAGCAGGCGCTGGAGCGCCCCTGGGCGCTGGTGCTGGTGGGCTCGGAGCTCCCCGGCATGTCCTGGGAGGACGTCCAGGCGGAGTGGGTGAAGCGCGGCCGGGAGACGGCCTTCGTGGTGAGCGCGCCCACCTGGAGCGCGGAGGCGCTGGGCGCCGTGATGCGCGCCGGCGCGCGCGACTACGTCACCGAGGACCGCTACGGCCACCTGCCCTTCGTCGTCGCGCGCGAGCTGCGCCTGCACGCCGAGCGCGCCCAGCACCAGATGACGGGCGTGGAGCTCAAGCGCACCAACTACCTGCTCAGCAACATCATCGACGCGCTGCCCTTCGTGCTGTTCGTGAAGGACGCGGAGACGCGCCGGCTGGTGGTGGTGAACAAGACGTTCGCGGACGCCTTCAAGGTCACCAAGGAGTGGTTGCTGGGGAAGCTGGACCACGACTACTTCCCCAAGGAGCAGGCCGACTCGTTCATCGCCATCGACACGGAGATCCTCGAGACGCGCCGCATGAAGACGTTCGAGGAGGTGGCCCGCGCGGACGGCGTGGACCGCATCTTCGCCACGCGCAAGATTCCGCTCCTGGACGACCAGGGCATCGCGCGCTTCGTGATGGGCGTCACGGAGGACATCTCCGACCGCAAGCAGAACGAGGAGGCCCTGCGCGCCTCGCGTGACGAGCTGGAGGCCGCCAACAAGCAGCTGGCCGCCAGCCTGGAGGAGATCAAGAAGACGCGTGCGGTGTCCGCCCGCTCCCTCGCGAGCTACCAGCAGCGCGCGCTCCAGATGGAGATCATCCGCCAGCAGAACGAGGACCTGGACCGGCTGGCCCAGGAGCTCTCCGTCGCCAAGCGCAACGAGGAAGAGCGCGCCCGCGAGGCGGAAGGCGCCGTGCGCCTCAAGAGCGAGTTCCTGGCGAACTTCAGCCATGAGATCCGCACGCCGCTCAACGGCATCATCGGCTACTGCGACCTCCTGATGCGCGAGGAGGGCAACCGCCTGACGCCGCACGGCCGGCGCGACCTCAACGTGGTGAAGACGAACGCCAAGACGCTGCTGGCGCTCATCAACGACATCCTGGACCTGTCCAAGATCGAAGCGGGCCGCGTGGAGGTCGTCACCGAGCCGGTGGACGTCGAGGAGCTGGCCGACGAGTGCATGGCCACGGTGAAGGAGTACCTGAAGGGCAAGGACGTGGCCCTCACCGTGAACGTGGACCCCGAAGCGAAGGAGATCCGCACCGACGCGCTGAAGCTGCGGCAGATCATGCTCAACCTCCTGAGCAACGCGGCCAAGTTCACCGACACGGGCGAGGTGGCGCTCACGGTGGTGCCCGCGGGCTCTGGCGAGCTGCTGATGACGGTGGAGGACACCGGCGTGGGCATCCCGTCGGATCAGCTCCCCTTCATCTTCGAGAAGTTCCGCCAGGTGGACGGCACCACCACGCGCAAGGTGGGCGGCACGGGGCTGGGCCTGGCCATCGTGCGCGAGCTGACCCGCGTGCTGGGCGGCACGGTGGACGTGAAGAGCACGCTGGGCCGCGGCTCCACCTTCACGGTGCGGCTGCCGGACGTGCTGGCGACGACGGTGGGCGCGGACAGCCCGCACGCCACGGAGCGCCTGGTGCCCGTGCAGGACGTGGCCCAGCGGCTGGCGCCCATGGCGCGGCCGGGCAGCACCGTGCTGGTGGTGGACGACGACGTGCTCATCCAGCAGCTCGTCACCGGCCAGTTGGAGCCCGCGGGCTTCAAGGTCGTGACGGCGAATGACGGGCTGGCCGCGCTGAAGCTGGCCCGCGAGGTGAAGCCGCAGGCCATCCTGCTGGACATCCACCTGCCGCGCATGGACGGCTGGTCCGTGCTGAGCCAGCTCAAGAGCGACCCGGCGCTGGCGGCCATCCCGGTCATCCTGGTCTCCGTGGAGGAGCAGCGCGCGCGCGGCTTCAGCCTGGGCGCGTGCGAGTACCTGGTGAAGCCGGTGGAGCCGGAGCGCCTGGTGGACGTGGTGCAGAAGAGCCTGGCGTCCGCGGGCGCTTCCGCCTCCACGGGCGACGTGCTGGTGGTGGACGACGACGCGGCCACGCGCGAGCTGGTCAGCCGCAACCTGCGCCGCGCGGGCTTCAGCACCAACGAGGCGCGCAACGGCGAGGACGCGCTGCTCAAGGCGCGCGTGTCGCCGCCGTCCCTGGTGGTGCTGGACCTGATGATGCCGAACCTGGACGGCTTCGAGGTCCTGCGCCGGCTGCGCGCGGAGAAGCTGTCCGTGCCGGTGGTGGTGCTCACCGGCAAGACGCTCTCCAATGATGAAGAGGCCCTGTTGCGCGACGGCTTCGCCGGCTTCGTGCGCAAGGGCGGCCACGCGCTGGAGGACGTCATCGCGCAGGCCAAGGGGCTGCTCATGTCCCAGCGGGCGGCCAGCGCGGGCAAGCTGCCCCGCGTGCTGTACGTGGAGGACAGCGAGCAGAACCGTGACATCGTCCGCCGCTACCTGGGCGGGCTGTATGACCTCATCGAGGCGGAGGACGGCGAGCAGGGGCTGGAGCGGGCCCGCAACGACGCGCCGGACCTCATCCTCATGGACCTGTCCCTGCCGCGGCTCGACGGCTGGGAAGTGACCCGCAGGCTCCGCGCGTTGCCGGATGGGCAGAATGTGCCCGTCATCGCCGTGACGGCGCACGCGGGTCGCGAGTACCAGGACAAGGCTCAGGCGGCCGGTTGCACGGCCTATATGACCAAGCCCCTGGACCGCGATCAGCTCATCGAGACGATTCGTCAGTACCTAGGGAGAAGCCATGGCTGAAGCAAAACCGCGCGTCCTTGTCGTGGACGACGATCCGGACCTGCTCGACCTCGTGCAGCGCTCGCTGAGCGCGTACGGGTTCGATGTGCAGACCCACACGTCCGCCCTGGGCGTGTCCAACATCGTGCGCGCCTCCGAGCCGGACTTCGTGCTCATCGACGTGAACTTCCCCGCCCTCAAGGGGGACAAGGTCGTGGGGCTGGCGCGCCAGTACGCGCCCCCGGGCACCCGCTTCATCCTCTACTCCGCCTCCGACGAGGCCAAGCTGCGCTCGCTGGCCATCGCGTCCGGCGCGGACGGATACATCTCCAAGAGTGTCCAGGGCGCCGACCTGGCCCAGAAGCTCCACGCCATGCGCCTGAAGCCGCGGCCGGCGTCCTCCAACCGGAATCCCTCACCGGTTGAGAGCTGACTCACCCCCTGGGTAAGCCCGACCCCTCGGGCTTCCCCTCCCTCCGGAACGATGGGAATCTCAAAAATCGATAACCTGCAACCCTGGTATGACTTGAAGTTCACCAAAAGGGCTGTAAGGTAGTCGCTTCTAGAGATTTACGCGCTCACTGTTCTTCCCTGACTGGGGCGCGCCTCACCCACCACGAACTGCCTGCGTCCCCCCGGAGGCACCTTGCATACGTCGACCGATTACAGCCACGCGGAAAAGCTGAAGCATGAGCTGACTCAGCCCCTGTTCAACGTCATGTTGAAGAAGTGGGTGGGCAAGGGCGAGCTGGACTACGAGCGCTACCTGCACACGGATACCCTGCTGGCGCTGCAGTCTCCGGAAGGCGAGCTGGTGTCGCACGACGAGCTGATGTTCCAGATCGTCCACCAGTCCCAGGAGCTGTACCTGAAGCTGGCGTCGCGGGAGATGGTGGAGGTGGTGGCGGAGATGGACCGCGACGCGCTGTGGGCGGTGGTGGCCCGGCTGGCGCGCGTGCAGAAGATCCTGGCGGGCATCAGCTCCGAGATGGCGATCCTGGAGACGATGACGCCGGCGGAGTACCAGGTGATCCGCCGCAGCCTGGGCAACGGCAGCGGGCAGGAGTCGCCGGGCTACAACACCCTGCGCCACGCGGCGGACGGGCTGGAGTCCGCGATGGAGCGCATGCTGGAGCGCCGCGGGCTGACGATGTTCCAGGTCTATTCGGCTGGGGGGCCGAAGGACCTGCAGCACGTCTGCGAGCAGCTGCTCACGGTGGATGAGACGTTCCAGGGATGGCTGTACGCGCACTACCAACTGGTGCGCCGCACGATTGGTATCGACCGCACGGTGAAGGCGCTGGACGGCCTGCCGTCGCAGGTGCTGCAGGCGCGCATGACGCTGCCGCTGTTCCGCGCGCTGTGGGACGTGCGCGTGGAGCTGACCGCCGGCTGGAAGCGCGAGGGTGGCTACGCGCCGGGTGAGTCGCGCACCGGCGGTGGCTGCCCGATGGCGGCGATCAACGCGATGAACGACGCGGCGGTGCACGCCCCGACGGCCCACGCGCACCACGCGCCGATGGCTCACGCGCAGCACGCCGCGGCGGCGCACGCGTCCCCGGGGCATGAAGCGCGCACCGGTGGCGGCTGCCCGATGGCCGCGATGCACGGTCAGCACGCCTCGGTCGCTCACGCGGCGGCGGCTCACGCGCCCGTGGCTCATGCGGCGCACGCCTCGGCGGCTCACGCGCCCGTGGCTCATGCATCGCACGCCTCGATCGCTCACGCGGCCGCGGCTCACGCTCAGCACGCCTCGGCGGCTCACGCGCCCGTGGCTCATGCATCGCACGCCTCGATCGCTCACGCGGCGGCGGCCCACACGCAGCCGGCTCCGGCTCACGTGGCGGCTCACGCACAGCCTGTTCCCGCCCACGTGACGCACACGGCGGCGGCGCATGCTCCTCACGCTCCGGCGCACGCGGCGGCGGCCCATGCTCCTCACGTGGCGGCTCACGCTCCTCACGCTCCGGCCCATGTGGCGGCGCACGCCGCGGTGGCTCACGCTCCGGTGGCGCACCCGGCGGCGGCTCATGCCCAGCCGGCTCCGGCCCACGTGGCGGCGCATGCTCCGGTGGCTCACGCCCAGCCGGCTCCGGCGCACGCGGCGGTTCACGCTCCGACGCCTCATGGGCCTCACGGACATTCGCACGCCGCGCATGCTTCGGCGTACGCCCACGCCCAGGAGCTGCGGAGACTGCCGTGACCGTGGCGGCACTCCCGGGAGCCCTGCGCGCGGAGTACCCGCTGCTCCAGACCTGCACGTACCTCAACAGCAACTCCACCGGGGCCCTGCCCCGGGCGGCCGAG comes from Corallococcus macrosporus and encodes:
- a CDS encoding cytochrome c family protein — translated: MGGADTIQQRSTRTSPRLFTAAGRASLLATLASLTVACGGPETLDGASSTDLAQPELVAQDQALSDNASLKGGNSASAPVGLALEVDNGEGVPLKVKAGQSFFVNQIDLRASIFATKDEGVDGLRQNSDFLAIGWGGVRLADQEFVGLSNPDGTFTRRRFYRDAAWMKATSLFTVEPVDAHGRLTGAPVLLNIGSDDTRRTERDDFFIRRMRAIQWTRDCRSLTDCSGAQAYEEEALVELRNAYDHAKKQTLTFTSRTVGLRLRWSLRPFAPYYIPVTQVSKPEYAYGFGIDIKPLTAPRKDGTYAPGSDVTFQMTLKDGKGKRLHPAGSLPTYNEVAPPGAPGNPAGIQYYQAFFNPTTTYYRRKHQERMMMTQLIGPAQDIQPIRSIVDLEAFLDDSQDVQTIATPERDGVYAQFMTFPPSNKLFGGAFFPNEGRWDAPVSDTWTYRLPANAKPGTYLVTAKARRVYLGEDRPASRTIEIQVGTQTHTEAVLTTGPCNTCHSKGGELSEVLHANDNRAACASCHAPLGFELEGPIFVRTHFIHSRSNRFDAPLEKCSSCHLKQETTQRTSKAACLSCHKSYPESHVAKFGPVESMYVGGGRESFQQCTGSCHKTHPGAGF
- a CDS encoding FIST signal transduction protein, translating into MAHVKMQTARSTLTDPVAVAEDLLRQLHGPPPKLVTLFASRQRDQRALNRAVRERLPKDTRLVGATTAGELDNNGIHENSVVLGALSGDFEVGLGLGSGLTGDAIAAGAQAIKRACEELGVRQQDLDARRYVGLVIDDGFRYKKEELLLGILEKNQTLVLVGGGASDSETDPARQSALIHVDGEVAGDGVLVALFKTNAPWAALRSHWYVPTGERLTITKVDETHTRALEIDGQPAAKRYAEILGVAPADLEFGRPGGFALRPTALKVGREYFIRAAWRPLDDGSILFANLLEEGSELDLMKAGDLAGMTRDFFQEELPRRVQNPQAALLFHCSGRLWYAQAQGMVPKLSEAMKLAPSAAGMNVQFEIYSGFHINTTLTVLAFGSN
- a CDS encoding tryptophan 2,3-dioxygenase family protein — its product is MHTSTDYSHAEKLKHELTQPLFNVMLKKWVGKGELDYERYLHTDTLLALQSPEGELVSHDELMFQIVHQSQELYLKLASREMVEVVAEMDRDALWAVVARLARVQKILAGISSEMAILETMTPAEYQVIRRSLGNGSGQESPGYNTLRHAADGLESAMERMLERRGLTMFQVYSAGGPKDLQHVCEQLLTVDETFQGWLYAHYQLVRRTIGIDRTVKALDGLPSQVLQARMTLPLFRALWDVRVELTAGWKREGGYAPGESRTGGGCPMAAINAMNDAAVHAPTAHAHHAPMAHAQHAAAAHASPGHEARTGGGCPMAAMHGQHASVAHAAAAHAPVAHAAHASAAHAPVAHASHASIAHAAAAHAQHASAAHAPVAHASHASIAHAAAAHTQPAPAHVAAHAQPVPAHVTHTAAAHAPHAPAHAAAAHAPHVAAHAPHAPAHVAAHAAVAHAPVAHPAAAHAQPAPAHVAAHAPVAHAQPAPAHAAVHAPTPHGPHGHSHAAHASAYAHAQELRRLP
- a CDS encoding response regulator, encoding MAEAKPRVLVVDDDPDLLDLVQRSLSAYGFDVQTHTSALGVSNIVRASEPDFVLIDVNFPALKGDKVVGLARQYAPPGTRFILYSASDEAKLRSLAIASGADGYISKSVQGADLAQKLHAMRLKPRPASSNRNPSPVES
- a CDS encoding response regulator, translating into MAQHPFDAAQAEAPLGYTLSLLLVGSERETRAMRDALEKEDILSMLTLEPVSTREALEQALERPWALVLVGSELPGMSWEDVQAEWVKRGRETAFVVSAPTWSAEALGAVMRAGARDYVTEDRYGHLPFVVARELRLHAERAQHQMTGVELKRTNYLLSNIIDALPFVLFVKDAETRRLVVVNKTFADAFKVTKEWLLGKLDHDYFPKEQADSFIAIDTEILETRRMKTFEEVARADGVDRIFATRKIPLLDDQGIARFVMGVTEDISDRKQNEEALRASRDELEAANKQLAASLEEIKKTRAVSARSLASYQQRALQMEIIRQQNEDLDRLAQELSVAKRNEEERAREAEGAVRLKSEFLANFSHEIRTPLNGIIGYCDLLMREEGNRLTPHGRRDLNVVKTNAKTLLALINDILDLSKIEAGRVEVVTEPVDVEELADECMATVKEYLKGKDVALTVNVDPEAKEIRTDALKLRQIMLNLLSNAAKFTDTGEVALTVVPAGSGELLMTVEDTGVGIPSDQLPFIFEKFRQVDGTTTRKVGGTGLGLAIVRELTRVLGGTVDVKSTLGRGSTFTVRLPDVLATTVGADSPHATERLVPVQDVAQRLAPMARPGSTVLVVDDDVLIQQLVTGQLEPAGFKVVTANDGLAALKLAREVKPQAILLDIHLPRMDGWSVLSQLKSDPALAAIPVILVSVEEQRARGFSLGACEYLVKPVEPERLVDVVQKSLASAGASASTGDVLVVDDDAATRELVSRNLRRAGFSTNEARNGEDALLKARVSPPSLVVLDLMMPNLDGFEVLRRLRAEKLSVPVVVLTGKTLSNDEEALLRDGFAGFVRKGGHALEDVIAQAKGLLMSQRAASAGKLPRVLYVEDSEQNRDIVRRYLGGLYDLIEAEDGEQGLERARNDAPDLILMDLSLPRLDGWEVTRRLRALPDGQNVPVIAVTAHAGREYQDKAQAAGCTAYMTKPLDRDQLIETIRQYLGRSHG